Within the Deltaproteobacteria bacterium genome, the region CCGTGCTTATCGATACAGGAATGGGTATAGACAGTGAGGAATTCATGAAGGTTCTCGAGTCGGTCATCGATCCTCGAGATTTGAAGTGGATATGGATTACTCACGATGACGCGGATCACATTGGCAGCCTTCAAAAAATAATTGAAGCAGCTCCAAACGCGCGGCTTGCGGCATTCTCCTTGGCTGTGTTGAGGATGAGCACGGCTTGGCCGGTGCCAATGAATAGGGTTTACTGGCTGAACCCGGGAGACAGTATTAATGTGGGGGATCGCAAGCTAACCGCCGTAAGGCCGCCCCTGTTCGATAATCCTACGACCATCGCCGTCAAAGATGACAAATCGGAGGTATTATTTTCTGCCGATTGCTTCGGCGCCATTATCCCGTCACCGGCAAAACGTATCGATGATATTGACGAGTCGGTTTTGGCTCAAGGCATGATCGGCTGGGCGAGTTTGGACAGCCCATGGGTTCATATGGTTCCACCGAGCCAATTCAATCAAGGGCTGGACAGCATTCGTCAGATGGCACCAAAAGCGATTTTGTCGTCACACTTACCACCGGCAATAGGAAAGACCGAACCGTTTCTGGAATGGCTTGCGGCGGTTCCGCTATCCACTCCCAATGTTGCTCCCGACCAGACGGCCCTGGAGCAAATATTGACACAGGAAATATGAACCTGTCACCACTACGGCAATTATAGCAAGGTAGTTTTTATCATGTACCAGTGGGCAAATCCATTTCGACGGATTTGCCCCCTCTTTTTTCAAATTTATCGGAAAAATGGTATCGGCAATCGAGGGTAAGACAATTTTCATAGCGGAACGTGACGTAATCACAGGCTATTGATATGTGTTGACAACCTTGGGATCTCTCCATACGAAACCTCGCAGTGCCTCATCTGCCGTCCGGCTGACAATTCCCCTGTCGGGCGTGTAGAGGACTTGGCTTCGCCTACACTAAAGCCTCACCTCCAAGTGGGTGCGCCCGGGCGGTGGTGCACAACCCACGGGCGGCCCTCGTCGGGCCGCCCGTGGGTTGTGCCGGTTTCGTTTAAAGGCGGCGTTTAAAACAGAAGACTGTCGATGAAACAGCTGCTGCTGGAAGAAGACCCGCCCGACGATGCAGCGGCGGGCGTCGGCTCCTGAACCGCCGCAGCCATGGTCGGCCCGCCGTCATCGACGACGTCGGCATCTTGGGCGAC harbors:
- a CDS encoding MBL fold metallo-hydrolase, whose amino-acid sequence is MEKAYQIMPDIEVLPSHFPVPGAGFLPVNAFLLKAKEPVLIDTGMGIDSEEFMKVLESVIDPRDLKWIWITHDDADHIGSLQKIIEAAPNARLAAFSLAVLRMSTAWPVPMNRVYWLNPGDSINVGDRKLTAVRPPLFDNPTTIAVKDDKSEVLFSADCFGAIIPSPAKRIDDIDESVLAQGMIGWASLDSPWVHMVPPSQFNQGLDSIRQMAPKAILSSHLPPAIGKTEPFLEWLAAVPLSTPNVAPDQTALEQILTQEI